In Pseudoduganella albidiflava, a single window of DNA contains:
- the hslO gene encoding Hsp33 family molecular chaperone HslO produces the protein MTQDTLQKFIFENAAVRGELVDISATWREIQARHQYPVAVKRLLGQMVSAAALLSANLKFNGSIVMQIHGDGPVRLLVVECDSQLRMRATAKLNEDAAIADDANLTDLLNQTGRGRFVITLDPAEKVPGQQPYQGVVPLDGEDVATVIEHYMLRSEQLDTQLWLAADDNVARGLLLQKLPLHGGKAEANPVTPEEALETWNRAVMLGRTLKEEELLSTEIDVLQKRLFWEETIRVFDPVHPSFHCSCTRDKVGNMLKMLGQAEVEDALAEQGKLGINCDFCGKHYEYDAVDCAQLFASDAPAEALIHPSEAKH, from the coding sequence ATGACCCAGGATACCCTGCAAAAATTCATTTTCGAGAACGCCGCCGTGCGGGGCGAGCTGGTCGACATCTCGGCCACGTGGCGCGAGATCCAGGCGCGCCACCAGTATCCGGTGGCCGTCAAGCGGCTGCTGGGGCAGATGGTGTCCGCCGCGGCCCTGCTGTCGGCCAACCTGAAATTCAACGGCTCCATCGTGATGCAGATCCATGGCGACGGCCCGGTGCGCCTGCTGGTGGTCGAATGCGATTCCCAGCTGCGCATGCGCGCCACCGCGAAGCTGAACGAGGACGCCGCCATCGCCGACGATGCGAACCTGACGGACCTGCTGAACCAGACGGGCCGCGGCCGCTTCGTGATCACGCTCGACCCGGCCGAGAAAGTGCCGGGCCAGCAGCCGTACCAGGGCGTGGTGCCGCTCGACGGCGAGGATGTCGCCACCGTGATCGAACACTACATGCTCCGTTCCGAGCAGCTGGACACGCAGCTGTGGCTGGCCGCCGACGACAACGTGGCGCGCGGCCTGCTGCTGCAAAAGCTGCCGCTGCATGGCGGCAAGGCCGAAGCGAATCCCGTCACGCCGGAAGAGGCGCTGGAAACCTGGAACCGCGCCGTCATGCTGGGGCGCACGCTGAAGGAAGAGGAACTGCTGTCCACCGAGATCGACGTGCTGCAAAAGCGCCTGTTCTGGGAAGAAACCATCCGCGTGTTCGATCCGGTGCACCCGTCGTTCCACTGCAGCTGCACGCGCGACAAGGTCGGCAACATGCTCAAGATGCTGGGCCAGGCCGAAGTGGAAGACGCGCTGGCCGAGCAGGGCAAGCTGGGCATCAACTGCGACTTCTGCGGCAAGCACTATGAATACGACGCCGTCGACTGCGCCCAGCTGTTCGCCAGCGACGCCCCCGCCGAAGCGCTGATCCACCCTAGCGAAGCCAAGCACTGA